The Streptomyces sp. NBC_01439 genome contains the following window.
TCCGGCAACGCCTCCAGGATGCCCGGATGAACGTGGGCGACTTCCAGTTCATCATCCGGAAATCCGACGGCGCCGTCTTCGTCAACGACCCCACCGGGTTCACCCCGAACAGCGCCCCGAGCGGGCGCATCGACAACATCATCGACCGCTGCCGGCGGATCCTCCGGCTGCGAACCGAGGGGCAGGGTCCATGACCGAACACCAGGACCCGGAAACCATGCTGCCGCTCAACCGCAGGGACCTGCTCCGGCGTGCCGTCGGCCGCACCCTGGAAGACATCGAGCGCATCACGTCGACCAGACCCGCCGACTTCACGGAGCGAGGAGGCGCCGCATCGCTCTTCTTCCCTTCGGTCTCCGGTCCCGTCCAGCTCGAATTCTCCGACGGCCTGATCCATGCGCTGACCGTCTGGCCGAGCGGCCTCTCCGTCCTCGTTCACGACGAGGCGCTCGGCGACGACCCGTACGCGGATCGCCACCGACTGAGCCGGACCCCCCAGGCTCCGGACTGGCTGCGCTCACTGCTCGGTCGCACCGTGCTGGACGTACGCGTGCACCTTCACCGCGACGAAGTGCCCTCTGAAGAACCGCGGCAGGCAGCGGTCTCCTACGTACTGGACAACGGCGAGGAGCTCTTCTACGCCGTCTACGTGCACGGCCGCATGGACGGGGACGAACTCCTCCGGCGCGAGGACGTCATCCCCGCCGCCGTGGCCCGTACCGTCTCCGTCACGTCCGGCGAGGTGCCACGTTGAGCGCGCCACTCCGACGGCCGGGCATCCAAGACGCCGACCCACCCTCCCGGACGAGCAGATGGCTGGACGGACTGGCCGCCGCACCCGGCGCGCCTTTCGGCTGCGACGGACCGCCGTACCTGGTGTGTGGTCTCGCGGGCATCGGAGCGGGCACCGCAACCCTCGCGGCCCTCTTCGCCGCGCGGGGGCCGGCCACCTCGGCCCTGGTCGTCGCCGTGGTGGCTTCGGCGGCTGCCTTCGTCCTCATGGGGCTGGCACAGAAGGCGCTGCTCGGCCGGGAGCGACACGTACTGCTCGAGAACGTCCTGCTGGTCCTCGCGGTGAACGGAATCGTGGCGCACCTGCTGGGGGAACCGGTCAGGACCGTCCTGGACTGCCTCGTCGTGGCGCTCGGGGTGGTGACGGCAGCAGGCCGCTGGGGCTGTCTCCTGCACGGCTGCTGCCACGGTCGGCCCTCTCGCTTCGGCATTCGCTATACGCGGGGGCTCCATGGTGACGATCCGCTGGCAGGAGTCCGGCTCTTCCCCGTGCAGCTCTTGGACGGGGCAGCACTGCTCGCGGTGACGGCGCTGGCCACACCCTTCGCTCTGGGTGCCGCAGCGCCCGGCACAGCCGTGCTCTTCTGGCTGACGGCCTACGCGATCGTCCGCTTCGTCATCGAGTTCGCCCGCGGAGATGCCCGCGCTCGCCGGATCGGCCCGCTGACCGGCGCGCAGTGGACCTCGCTCCTCATTGTGGTCGGCCGCATCGGCTACGAGCAGGCGCAGCTGCCCGCCACGGACCCGAAGGCCGTTCTGGCGGCCGCTTGCGCACTGACCGTGTGCGCGGGGGCCTGGCTGGCCCGTCCGGTGTGGCTGGAGCTCGGCCCACCCGAGCCGACCGACGCGGAGATCGACGTGTGGCAGCGGATGCTCGTCGCACTGGAGAGGGCGGCTACCGACAATGAGGGCGGTTCGCAGGTCGGTTGGAGCCTGCGGACCCATCTCGTTTCCCTTCTGCTCACCGTCCGGGCCTGCGGCGCCGAGTTCCTGTACGTGTGCACGCTGCGGGGCGCCGACGTCGAACTCCTGCCCGCAGCGGGGCTGTTCGTGCAGCGACTGGGAGAGCACCGAGTGCTGCGCGCCGCCCACCGGCGGGACGGAAGCCTCGTCATCACCCTGCTGGTGCGGGCCGGCTCGCCGTCCGGGTCGACCCCGCGGGACGATCCGGGCCTGGTCCACCTGCGCGCCCTCGCGGCTTCCCGGGAAGTCGTCGCGGCGCTGAGCGGCCACCTCCCTGTGGATCGGTCCACCGGAAACGTTGCGGTGACGGTCGGCCCGGACCATGAGCGGCATGGCAGCATTTGACGCTCTGACATCAGTCGCCGGTGGCGCCGGCGGAAGAGCCCTGACAGCGGCGGAGGCCTGGCTCGGGACCGGGGTCCGGTTTCCGATTCGGCCGCAGGGGGCCGGTGGCGGGTACGCGGGCGGGCTGGGCTGGGCGAGCGGGGAGGCCCTGATCCGGCAGTCGATCGAGACGATCCTCGACACCGAGCCCGGGGAGCGCGTGATGCGACCCACCTTCGGCTGCGGACTGCGCCGCTACCTCATGGCGCCCAACACCACCGCCACCCGCACCGCGCTCAGCGAGGAGATCAGCGAGGCGCTCACCCGCTGGGAGCCGCGGATCAGGGTCACCGAGGTCGCCGTGACACCGGGGGAGGAGCCGACCATGGTCTGGATCGACATCGCGTACGTACGACTGGTCGACCTGCGGCCGGACAACCTCGTCTACCCCTTCTACCTGCGGTAGCGGCCGGGTGATGACGGTATGCCCCTGATCGGCCCCATCCTCGACGACCGCACCTTCGAACAGCTCAGGGACGAGCTGGTCAAGCGGATCCCGGTCTACGCCCCCGAGTGGACGGACCACAACGCGAGCGACCCGGGCATCGCCCTGCTCGAACTGTTCGCGCACCTGGGCGAGTCGCTGCTCTTCCGCTTCAACCAGATCCCCGACACCACCAAGGTGGCCTTCCTGCGGCTGCTGGGCGTGCGTCCACGCCCGGCGACGACCGCCCGTACCCTGCTCGTCCTGGAAACCGAGCGCCCCGAAGGCGTCCAGGTACTGCGGGGCGCCGAGGCCCGGGCCGGCGCCGTCGTCTTCGAGACCGACAACGAGGTGGTCGCCTGGCCCCTGGAATCCCTCGCCGTCGGCAAGACCGCAGCTCCCGTACCGTCCACCGGCGACCCCGCGCGCGCCGCCGCGGAGAACCGGCGACGGCAGAACGCCGTCGAGGCCCTCCCGGCCGCCGAGCTCGGCCGGGCCCGGGCCGGG
Protein-coding sequences here:
- a CDS encoding prolipoprotein diacylglyceryl transferase family protein; translation: MSAPLRRPGIQDADPPSRTSRWLDGLAAAPGAPFGCDGPPYLVCGLAGIGAGTATLAALFAARGPATSALVVAVVASAAAFVLMGLAQKALLGRERHVLLENVLLVLAVNGIVAHLLGEPVRTVLDCLVVALGVVTAAGRWGCLLHGCCHGRPSRFGIRYTRGLHGDDPLAGVRLFPVQLLDGAALLAVTALATPFALGAAAPGTAVLFWLTAYAIVRFVIEFARGDARARRIGPLTGAQWTSLLIVVGRIGYEQAQLPATDPKAVLAAACALTVCAGAWLARPVWLELGPPEPTDAEIDVWQRMLVALERAATDNEGGSQVGWSLRTHLVSLLLTVRACGAEFLYVCTLRGADVELLPAAGLFVQRLGEHRVLRAAHRRDGSLVITLLVRAGSPSGSTPRDDPGLVHLRALAASREVVAALSGHLPVDRSTGNVAVTVGPDHERHGSI
- a CDS encoding GPW/gp25 family protein — protein: MAAFDALTSVAGGAGGRALTAAEAWLGTGVRFPIRPQGAGGGYAGGLGWASGEALIRQSIETILDTEPGERVMRPTFGCGLRRYLMAPNTTATRTALSEEISEALTRWEPRIRVTEVAVTPGEEPTMVWIDIAYVRLVDLRPDNLVYPFYLR